TTCGCTGTTTCTCGACGAAGGATTCGGCACGCTCGATACCGAGACACTTGACGTTGCTATCGCTGCACTGGAAGGACTCCGTATGCAGGGACGAAGTATCTTTCTCATCAGCCATATTCAGGAGTTAACAAGGCGTTTGCCCGTCAAGATCAACGTTAGCAAGCGCGGAAACGGTAGTTCATCTGTTGACATTCGGGGTTAACCTATCTTTGATGTTCCTAAACCGCAAGCCTGCAACAACGGCGCAGGCGACTCCAGAAAAAAGAACATCAACGATTCAAACTCACGCCGTTGCTCCGCAAGGAAAAATTAAAAAATGCGATTTGGTTTTATGTCGTCTGTGTGTCCGCCACTAACACTGGCGGAACTCATTGACAAAGCGAAACACTACAATTACAAACACTTAGAACTTCGCGTGGAGTGGGATCACGGACACGGCGTAGAGTTGGATTCCACACCGCAGCAGCTGCAGGAGGCGCGCCACCGCTTTGCCGATAGCGGTATTGAACTCTCCTGCATTGCGACCGGGGTGCGATTCATAGATCCCGACGCCCAAAAACGTGCCGAACAGGTGGAGTTGCTCAAACGGTATATAGACTTGTCCGAAACGATGGGTGCCAAGAATATTCGGATTTTCGGGGATCGGGTACCAGAAACCCCTGTTGCGGTATCTCAGACTTTGGATTGGGAAGCGGAAGGTATTCGTGCGTGCGACGGCTTAGCGGGCGATGCGGGGGTTGCGCTCTGTTTGGAGACACACGGCAATCTCATCGCGAGTTACGTAACGGAGACTTTACATCGAGCGGAAGCGCAGAACACCTTTGCGAATTGGCACGCTGCGCATCATGTTCGACACGGGGAACCCGTCAATGTCGCTTATGTGCATCTGCGTGGCAAGGTGCGGCATGCCCATGTCAACTTCGGCGACAGGGGTCCCTTACCGGACACGGAGAAAGATTCGCTTACACTGCTCTCACAGGACGGATACGACGGGTTTGTCTCTATTGAGGTGATTAACCCACCGGATTCAGATGCAGTGCTGCAACGGCATATAGAACTCTACAACGCTTTATCCTAATCGGACTTAGAGACAACTTTCCACGCATCAAATAACAACGAAACCGTAGGGGCGAGGTTACCTCGCCCGTAATAGATTGCCCAATTAATCTAACCGAACCGCAAGGAATAATTAAAAAAGGAATAATTAAAAATGGACATTATCTGTGCTTCTATCTGTTACCGCGGCTACGCCGAAGATGAGGTCGCCGCAACGTTGGAATACGCACCACAGATCGGCTACCGATTGATGGAAATTCATGGACCCCTCATCTGGAGTGTTGACGCTGCCCACACGTTCGATATAGACGATATGAAGGCAAAGATCGACGCATCCGGTATGAAATGTGCGGGTCTCTATCCGCCCGGTTGGGGTGGCCAGGACAGCACCGATGTTGACGCACGCGCAGGTGCCATCGCAAGATGTGTTGAAATCGCTGAAGGACTCGGTGCGACACATCTAACAACGAGTGGGGCACAGCGTAGAACAGAAGCCGGTGCCTTGGACAGAGTCGCCGCCTGTGTCGGCGAGGTATTGCAACGCATGCCAGCAGAGAGTCAAATCAAGTTGACGCTTGAACCGCATCACGGCAATGTGCTTGAACAACCTGAGGATTTCCAAACGCTTTTAGATGCTATTCCCGACGAACGTGTCGGTGTCTGCATAGATACTGGACATTTCCATTCGTCAGGTGTCGATACGCTTGCCGCGATTCGTCAATTCGGTTCCCGTATCTATGCCGTGCATCTCAAGGACCATCTCGGCACCGTATCCGTCGGTATCGGGCGCGGTGAGCTCAAGCTCAAGCAGATTATCGAAACGCTCCAAGAGGTCGGCTACCAAGGCGATCTGACGCTGGAGTTGGAAGTTGAAGATCCAGAGAATCTACCACGCTATACCGAGGAAGCCTATTTCTATCTCAGTGGGATGCTCGGTTTGGCACTATAGTTCCCACGTTTCAATGAAATCCGCAACACCGAAATTATCAGGCATTTCATTGAAATAGTAATGCATCGGACCGGACTGGAAACCGGGTAGATACAGTTCTTCGTCGGTTTTAAGGCGTGCGTCAAGCGGCTTAAAACGTTCCCATAATGTAGCGGCTTCCTCTTTCGTGAATAGTGCGGCAAAGGGCGGTCCCCAATTGAGGGTAATCGCATGGAAACCCTTGCCGCGATTCCGAAGGTCATCT
The sequence above is drawn from the Candidatus Poribacteria bacterium genome and encodes:
- a CDS encoding TIM barrel protein, which encodes MDIICASICYRGYAEDEVAATLEYAPQIGYRLMEIHGPLIWSVDAAHTFDIDDMKAKIDASGMKCAGLYPPGWGGQDSTDVDARAGAIARCVEIAEGLGATHLTTSGAQRRTEAGALDRVAACVGEVLQRMPAESQIKLTLEPHHGNVLEQPEDFQTLLDAIPDERVGVCIDTGHFHSSGVDTLAAIRQFGSRIYAVHLKDHLGTVSVGIGRGELKLKQIIETLQEVGYQGDLTLELEVEDPENLPRYTEEAYFYLSGMLGLAL
- a CDS encoding sugar phosphate isomerase/epimerase; the encoded protein is MRFGFMSSVCPPLTLAELIDKAKHYNYKHLELRVEWDHGHGVELDSTPQQLQEARHRFADSGIELSCIATGVRFIDPDAQKRAEQVELLKRYIDLSETMGAKNIRIFGDRVPETPVAVSQTLDWEAEGIRACDGLAGDAGVALCLETHGNLIASYVTETLHRAEAQNTFANWHAAHHVRHGEPVNVAYVHLRGKVRHAHVNFGDRGPLPDTEKDSLTLLSQDGYDGFVSIEVINPPDSDAVLQRHIELYNALS